The Fundidesulfovibrio magnetotacticus genome has a window encoding:
- a CDS encoding HD domain-containing protein: MRIPNRNDSLELLQSHQCDNPQRVAHSLAVAQLAMAIGQNLNARGLALDLELIEAAAILHDIRKGHPDHDRSGAELLRALDYHSTAAVVEVHTRLGGRTPAPDEPITEAEVVYIADKSYRRTNRVSIEDRYSIWKNTWKDNPERLESLTRGENRAKAVRERIEKALGQPLQDV; this comes from the coding sequence ATGCGCATCCCCAACCGCAACGACTCCCTCGAACTGCTCCAGAGCCACCAGTGCGACAACCCGCAGCGCGTGGCGCACTCCCTGGCCGTGGCCCAACTGGCCATGGCCATCGGACAAAACCTCAACGCGCGCGGCCTCGCCCTCGACCTGGAACTCATCGAGGCCGCCGCCATCCTCCACGACATCCGCAAGGGACACCCCGACCACGACCGCTCCGGCGCGGAACTCCTGCGCGCCCTGGACTACCACTCCACCGCCGCCGTGGTGGAAGTGCACACCCGCCTGGGCGGACGCACCCCAGCCCCGGACGAGCCCATCACCGAGGCCGAGGTGGTCTACATCGCGGACAAGAGCTACCGCCGCACCAACCGCGTCTCCATCGAGGACCGCTACAGCATCTGGAAGAACACCTGGAAGGACAACCCCGAACGCCTGGAGAGCCTCACACGCGGCGAGAACCGCGCCAAGGCCGTGCGGGAGAGGATCGAAAAGGCGCTGGGACAGCCGCTGCAGGACGTTTAG
- the asnS gene encoding asparagine--tRNA ligase, with protein MKRTKITELLSAREGREQVLVKGWVRTRRDAKDFSFLEINDGSCLANIQAIVDTSAQGYDGVKEIGTGASVAVQGALVASPGKGQAWEVKATAVELIGAADQETFPLQKKRHSDEFLRAIAHLRPRTNKFGAMFRIRSELALAIHRYFQERGFFYLHTPIITGSDCEGAGEMLRVTALDPGKPLGPEGVKNDFFGKDAFLTVSGQLSAEPFALALGDVYTFGPTFRAEPSDTARHAAEFWMVEPEMAFATLQDNMDLAEDILKYCIRAVIERRGSDLELFAKWVDTTLMATLERLVSEPFERIPYREAVEILRKAPRSFEYEAAFGKDIQTEHERYLAEEHFKKPVIVYDYPKDIKAFYMRQNDDGETVGAMDVLVPRIGEIVGGSAREERLYRLEARIAEMGLAAEHYQWYLDTRRFGTAPHAGFGLGFERLVMLATGATNIRDVIAFPRTYKHLEF; from the coding sequence ATGAAACGCACGAAAATCACGGAACTGCTGTCCGCCCGCGAGGGCAGGGAGCAGGTGCTGGTCAAAGGGTGGGTGCGCACGCGCCGCGACGCCAAGGACTTCTCCTTCCTGGAGATCAACGACGGCTCCTGCCTGGCCAACATCCAGGCCATCGTGGACACCTCGGCCCAAGGGTACGATGGGGTCAAGGAGATCGGCACGGGCGCGAGCGTGGCCGTGCAGGGCGCCCTGGTGGCCTCGCCCGGCAAAGGTCAGGCGTGGGAGGTCAAGGCCACGGCCGTGGAACTGATCGGCGCGGCCGACCAGGAGACCTTCCCCCTCCAGAAGAAGCGCCACTCCGACGAGTTCCTGCGGGCCATCGCGCACCTGCGGCCGCGCACCAACAAGTTCGGGGCCATGTTCCGCATCCGCTCCGAGCTGGCCCTGGCCATCCACAGGTATTTCCAGGAGCGCGGCTTCTTCTACCTGCACACGCCCATTATCACGGGGTCGGATTGCGAAGGCGCTGGCGAGATGCTGCGCGTGACGGCCCTGGACCCTGGCAAACCACTGGGGCCCGAGGGCGTCAAAAACGACTTCTTCGGCAAGGACGCCTTCCTCACCGTCTCGGGGCAACTCTCGGCCGAACCCTTCGCCCTGGCCCTGGGCGACGTGTACACCTTCGGCCCCACCTTCCGGGCCGAGCCATCCGACACCGCGCGCCACGCGGCCGAGTTCTGGATGGTGGAGCCCGAAATGGCCTTCGCCACCCTCCAGGACAACATGGACCTGGCCGAGGACATCCTCAAATACTGCATCCGGGCGGTGATAGAGCGCAGGGGATCAGACCTGGAGCTCTTCGCCAAGTGGGTGGACACCACGCTCATGGCCACGCTGGAGCGGCTGGTGAGCGAGCCTTTCGAGCGCATTCCCTACAGGGAGGCGGTGGAGATCCTGCGCAAGGCCCCGCGCTCCTTCGAGTACGAGGCGGCCTTCGGCAAGGACATCCAGACCGAGCACGAGCGCTACCTGGCCGAGGAGCACTTCAAGAAGCCCGTGATCGTCTACGACTATCCCAAGGACATCAAGGCCTTCTACATGCGCCAGAACGATGACGGCGAGACCGTGGGGGCCATGGACGTGCTCGTGCCGCGCATCGGTGAGATCGTGGGCGGCAGCGCACGCGAGGAGCGCCTCTATCGCCTGGAGGCGCGCATCGCCGAGATGGGCCTGGCCGCCGAACACTACCAATGGTATCTGGACACGCGCCGCTTCGGCACGGCCCCGCACGCGGGGTTCGGCCTTGGCTTCGAGCGCCTGGTGATGCTGGCCACCGGCGCCACCAACATCCGCGACGTGATCGCCTTTCCGCGCACCTACAAGCACCTTGAATTCTAG
- the ftsY gene encoding signal recognition particle-docking protein FtsY, with protein sequence MGFFSKITSWLGGKKSELPAEAAAPEQTGDDAAPQPDVQPDASRPADAEPAQAEASAPRPAVDSDAPPTAHLVSEDWQKELTLALRQAEPRLSVWLAIVLQDVNGAGPELWQRLRFLFTCLEAPAAEADDFIARFEKWLANMGYEEVEEFRSELQYRLALALELEDEEDERSRLFLKLSEGLAKTREQIAARIDGLLSSHDKMDEDFWEELEEILIMADVGFEPAGKLLAQLKNRARKAGVTEPSGFKEILREELAQIFRAPRTIKAVNPPEVVMIVGVNGVGKTTTIAKLAYRAQMQGRKVLIAAGDTFRAAAIEQLQIWANRVGASFFSKGESADPAAVAFEAMERCLAEGCDLMLLDTAGRLHTKANLMEELKKIERVLGKKHPGAPHRTILVVDATTGQNALSQTKLFNEAVGVDEIVLTKLDGTAKGGVVVGIALEHSIPITFVGLGEKMEDLRPFSGEDFAKALLA encoded by the coding sequence ATGGGCTTCTTCTCCAAGATCACCTCCTGGCTGGGCGGCAAGAAGAGCGAACTGCCCGCCGAGGCCGCAGCCCCCGAGCAGACCGGGGATGACGCCGCCCCGCAGCCCGACGTCCAGCCGGACGCCTCGCGGCCGGCCGACGCCGAACCCGCCCAGGCCGAGGCGTCGGCACCCCGGCCGGCCGTCGATTCCGACGCCCCTCCCACCGCGCACCTGGTCAGCGAGGACTGGCAGAAGGAACTCACCCTCGCCCTGCGCCAGGCCGAGCCCAGGCTCTCCGTCTGGCTCGCCATCGTCCTGCAGGACGTGAACGGGGCGGGGCCCGAACTGTGGCAGCGCCTGCGCTTCCTCTTCACCTGCCTGGAGGCCCCTGCCGCCGAAGCCGACGATTTCATCGCCCGCTTCGAAAAGTGGCTCGCCAACATGGGCTATGAAGAAGTGGAGGAGTTCCGCTCCGAACTCCAGTACCGCCTCGCCCTGGCCCTGGAACTTGAAGATGAGGAGGACGAACGCTCACGACTCTTCCTCAAGCTCTCCGAAGGCCTGGCCAAGACCCGCGAGCAGATCGCCGCGCGCATCGACGGCCTGCTTTCCTCCCACGACAAGATGGACGAAGACTTCTGGGAAGAGCTGGAGGAAATCCTCATCATGGCCGACGTGGGCTTCGAGCCGGCGGGCAAGCTCCTGGCACAGCTCAAGAACCGCGCCCGCAAGGCCGGCGTCACCGAGCCCTCCGGCTTCAAGGAGATCCTGCGCGAAGAGCTCGCCCAGATCTTCCGCGCCCCCAGGACCATCAAGGCCGTCAACCCGCCCGAAGTGGTGATGATCGTGGGCGTCAACGGCGTGGGCAAGACCACCACCATCGCCAAGCTGGCCTACCGCGCCCAGATGCAGGGCCGCAAGGTGCTCATCGCCGCGGGCGACACCTTCCGCGCCGCCGCCATCGAACAGCTTCAGATCTGGGCCAATCGCGTGGGCGCGTCCTTCTTCTCCAAGGGCGAAAGCGCCGACCCCGCCGCAGTCGCCTTCGAAGCCATGGAACGCTGTCTGGCCGAAGGCTGCGACCTCATGCTCCTGGACACGGCCGGGCGTCTGCACACCAAGGCCAACCTCATGGAAGAACTCAAGAAGATAGAACGCGTCCTGGGCAAGAAACACCCCGGCGCGCCCCACCGCACCATCCTGGTGGTGGACGCCACCACCGGCCAGAACGCCCTCTCCCAGACCAAGCTCTTCAACGAAGCCGTGGGCGTGGACGAAATCGTCCTTACCAAGCTCGACGGCACCGCCAAGGGCGGCGTGGTGGTGGGCATCGCCCTGGAACACTCCATCCCCATCACCTTCGTGGGACTCGGCGAGAAAATGGAAGACCTGCGGCCCTTCTCCGGCGAAGACTTCGCCAAAGCCCTTCTGGCCTGA